In Saccharothrix violaceirubra, the following are encoded in one genomic region:
- a CDS encoding histidine phosphatase family protein: protein MRVDFGWIGLIRHAESTANVVGARAEADGSETIDLPERDADVPLSDRGLEQASALGRWFGAQPRAQWPDVVVCSPYRRAIDTARLALPEHPLTIVDERVRDRELGVLDLLTRHGVARRFPDEVVRERRLGKFYHRPPGGESWADVALRLRSLLGDLDRRFPGRRLLLVGHEVTALLLRYLLECVPERDLLAYARNRIVPNASLTSWTPAGDRYALEHEHATAHLST, encoded by the coding sequence GTGCGGGTGGACTTCGGTTGGATCGGACTGATCAGACACGCGGAGAGCACAGCCAACGTCGTCGGCGCCCGAGCCGAGGCCGACGGCAGCGAGACCATCGACCTCCCGGAGCGCGACGCGGACGTGCCGCTGTCGGACCGGGGTCTCGAGCAGGCTTCGGCATTGGGCCGCTGGTTCGGCGCCCAGCCCCGCGCGCAGTGGCCGGACGTCGTGGTGTGCTCGCCCTACCGGCGGGCCATCGACACCGCGCGACTGGCGTTGCCCGAGCACCCGCTGACGATCGTGGACGAGCGGGTGCGCGACCGGGAACTCGGCGTGCTCGACCTGCTCACCCGGCACGGGGTGGCCCGCCGGTTCCCCGACGAGGTCGTGCGCGAGCGCCGACTCGGCAAGTTCTACCACCGCCCGCCCGGCGGCGAGTCGTGGGCGGACGTGGCGCTGCGGCTGCGGTCCCTGCTCGGCGACCTCGACCGGCGCTTCCCCGGCCGGCGGCTGCTGCTCGTGGGCCACGAGGTGACCGCGCTGCTGCTGCGCTACCTGCTGGAGTGCGTTCCGGAACGGGACCTGCTCGCCTACGCGCGCAACCGGATCGTGCCGAACGCCTCGCTCACGTCCTGGACCCCGGCGGGCGACCGCTACGCCCTGGAGCACGAGCACGCGACGGCCCATCTGTCCACTTAG
- a CDS encoding EamA family transporter, whose protein sequence is MVPVVMATAHGTPRRRHPAGGPPALASRAFRAIPPPALVLLGVITVQVGAAVAKRLFAVAGPGGAVTLRLVFAALILVLIWRPSLRLDPRTYAVVAGYGLVLGAMNLTFYHAIEHIPLGAAVTIEFLGPLAVAVLGSRRWLDGLWALLAAAGVVLLTRAEGGLSLVGVGFALAAAVCWAGYILLAAKLGDRTSDGRGLALAMVFGALLALPFGVGQAGAAMLQPSVLIAGVAVALLSSVIPYSLELEALRKIPPRVFGILMSLEPAVAALAGLVVLHEALRPTQWIAVCCVVLASVGATRSARPDV, encoded by the coding sequence ATGGTCCCCGTGGTGATGGCGACGGCGCACGGCACTCCTCGGCGGCGACACCCGGCCGGGGGACCGCCGGCCCTGGCCTCCCGGGCGTTCCGCGCGATCCCGCCGCCGGCCCTGGTGCTGCTGGGCGTGATCACGGTCCAGGTCGGCGCGGCCGTGGCCAAGCGGCTGTTCGCGGTCGCGGGTCCGGGCGGCGCGGTCACGCTGCGGCTGGTGTTCGCGGCGCTGATCCTCGTGCTGATCTGGCGGCCGTCGCTGCGGCTCGATCCGCGCACTTACGCCGTGGTGGCCGGCTACGGGCTGGTCCTGGGCGCGATGAACCTGACCTTCTACCACGCCATCGAGCACATCCCGCTGGGCGCGGCCGTGACGATCGAGTTCCTCGGCCCGTTGGCGGTCGCGGTGCTGGGGTCACGGCGGTGGCTCGACGGCCTGTGGGCGTTGCTGGCGGCGGCCGGCGTGGTGCTGCTCACCCGGGCCGAAGGCGGTCTGTCCCTGGTGGGCGTCGGGTTCGCGCTCGCGGCGGCCGTGTGCTGGGCCGGTTACATCCTGCTGGCCGCGAAGCTCGGCGACCGCACGTCCGACGGTCGGGGCCTGGCGCTGGCCATGGTGTTCGGCGCGCTGCTCGCGCTGCCGTTCGGCGTCGGCCAGGCCGGGGCGGCGATGCTCCAGCCGTCGGTGTTGATCGCGGGCGTCGCGGTCGCGCTGCTGTCGTCGGTGATCCCGTACTCGTTGGAGCTGGAGGCGTTGCGCAAGATCCCGCCGCGCGTCTTCGGCATCCTGATGAGCCTGGAACCGGCGGTCGCCGCGCTCGCCGGACTGGTCGTGCTGCACGAGGCGTTGCGGCCTACGCAGTGGATCGCCGTGTGCTGCGTGGTGCTCGCGTCCGTCGGCGCGACGCGATCGGCCCGGCCGGACGTCTGA
- a CDS encoding SGNH/GDSL hydrolase family protein encodes MAAVLMLALVPAPIAPELVALGDSYAAGTGASRDSCDRSSNAYGALYAKQIHASFVMAACSGATAKSVESQLKSITPAATLVTLTVGGNDIGFADVMTTCTLQSEKSCLKAVDKANKLTAETLPGRLDRLYSKLRATTPAKVVVLGYPHLFEPTGACSLSKAERAALNSAADRLNAVIEARSLAAGFTFGDVRTTFAGHGLCGPSPWINGVKFPVISSYHPNAKGQRLGYLPVLAAARSLS; translated from the coding sequence ATGGCTGCCGTGCTGATGCTGGCCCTGGTACCCGCACCGATCGCCCCGGAGCTGGTCGCGTTGGGAGACTCCTACGCGGCCGGCACCGGGGCGTCGCGCGATTCGTGCGACCGGAGTTCGAACGCTTACGGGGCTTTGTACGCCAAGCAGATCCATGCGTCGTTCGTGATGGCGGCGTGCTCGGGGGCGACGGCGAAGTCCGTGGAGAGTCAGTTGAAGTCGATCACCCCGGCGGCGACGTTGGTGACTTTGACGGTCGGTGGCAACGACATCGGCTTCGCGGACGTGATGACCACGTGCACGTTGCAGAGCGAGAAGTCGTGCCTGAAGGCGGTCGACAAGGCGAACAAGCTGACGGCTGAGACCCTGCCTGGGCGCTTGGACCGCCTGTACTCGAAACTCCGCGCCACCACCCCGGCGAAGGTCGTGGTGCTGGGCTATCCCCACCTGTTCGAGCCGACCGGGGCTTGTTCGTTGAGCAAGGCCGAGCGCGCGGCGTTGAACTCGGCGGCGGACCGGTTGAACGCCGTGATCGAGGCTCGGTCTCTCGCGGCCGGTTTCACTTTCGGCGACGTGCGGACGACCTTCGCCGGCCACGGCCTGTGCGGCCCGTCGCCCTGGATCAACGGCGTGAAGTTCCCTGTCATCTCCTCGTACCACCCAAATGCTAAAGGTCAGCGCTTGGGATATCTTCCTGTGCTCGCTGCGGCCCGATCACTCTCGTGA
- the rocD gene encoding ornithine--oxo-acid transaminase, whose translation MTAIAAPTTGQFIALDDEWSTHNYHPLPVVIAHGEGAWVTDVEGRRYLDFLSGYSSLNFGHRHPALVAAAVEQLGRVTLTSRAFHHDQFGLFCRELAELTGTEMVLTMNSGAEAVESAIKVARKWAYRVKGVPEGAARIVVAGSNFHGRTTTIVSFSTDESARADFGPFTPGFTVVEYGSLDALRAAITPDTAAVLLEPIQGEAGVVVPPPGYLSAVRQLCDEHDVLLIADEIQSGLGRTGDLFALDHEGVRADLYTLGKALGGGILPVSAVVGSRAVLGVLRPGEHGSTFGGNPLACAVGRAVVRLLATGEFQQRSRELGAHLHARLGELVGHGVAEVRGRGLWAGVVIAPGGPGGRAASEALAAKGVLCKETQESTLRVAPPLVISRADLDHGLDAIEAVLRR comes from the coding sequence ATGACCGCCATCGCCGCACCCACCACTGGTCAGTTCATCGCGCTCGACGACGAGTGGAGCACGCACAACTACCACCCGCTCCCCGTGGTGATCGCCCACGGCGAGGGCGCGTGGGTGACCGACGTGGAGGGCCGCCGCTACCTGGACTTCCTGTCCGGCTACTCGTCGCTGAACTTCGGCCACCGCCACCCCGCCCTGGTCGCCGCCGCCGTCGAGCAGCTCGGCCGGGTCACGCTCACCAGCCGCGCGTTCCACCACGACCAGTTCGGCCTGTTCTGCCGCGAACTGGCCGAACTGACCGGCACCGAGATGGTGCTGACCATGAACTCCGGCGCCGAGGCGGTCGAGTCGGCGATCAAGGTCGCCCGCAAGTGGGCCTACCGGGTCAAGGGCGTGCCCGAGGGTGCCGCCCGGATCGTCGTGGCCGGGTCGAACTTCCACGGCCGCACGACGACGATCGTGTCCTTCTCCACCGACGAGTCGGCCCGCGCCGACTTCGGCCCGTTCACACCGGGTTTCACGGTCGTCGAGTACGGCTCGCTCGACGCCCTGCGCGCGGCCATCACGCCGGACACGGCCGCCGTGCTGCTGGAGCCGATCCAGGGCGAGGCGGGTGTCGTCGTGCCGCCGCCCGGCTACCTCTCGGCCGTTCGGCAGCTCTGCGACGAGCACGACGTGCTGCTGATCGCGGACGAGATCCAGTCCGGCCTGGGCCGCACCGGCGACCTGTTCGCACTCGACCACGAGGGCGTGCGCGCCGACCTGTACACGCTGGGCAAGGCACTGGGCGGCGGCATCCTGCCGGTGTCGGCGGTGGTCGGCAGCCGCGCGGTTCTCGGCGTGCTGCGGCCCGGCGAGCACGGGTCGACGTTCGGCGGCAACCCACTGGCGTGCGCGGTCGGTCGCGCGGTGGTGCGGCTGCTGGCGACCGGCGAGTTCCAGCAGCGGTCCCGCGAGCTGGGCGCGCACCTGCACGCCCGGCTGGGCGAGCTGGTCGGCCACGGCGTCGCGGAGGTGCGCGGACGCGGCCTGTGGGCCGGGGTGGTGATCGCGCCGGGCGGCCCTGGCGGGCGGGCGGCGTCCGAGGCGCTGGCCGCCAAGGGCGTGCTGTGCAAGGAGACGCAGGAGTCGACGTTGCGCGTGGCGCCGCCGCTGGTGATCTCGCGTGCGGACCTGGACCACGGCCTCGACGCGATCGAGGCCGTCCTGCGCCGCTGA
- a CDS encoding ATP-dependent DNA ligase, which translates to MALPLSPPVQPMLATAVDAIPTDSDLVFEPKWDGYRCLVFRDGDDITLQSRSGKPLDRYFPEVVAALKRTLPDRIVVDGELVVAKDDKLDFDALSERIHPAASRIRLLAESTPASFVAFDLLAVDDDVLLDVPCVDRRARLEKAITPGDSLYLTPATTDADLAAQWFGLFEGAGLDGVIGKPAGSGYQPGKRVMVKVKHARTAECVVAGLRWHKNTEPGTAVGSLLLGLHDDRGVLNHVGVVGSFKAAERRALAAEFTSSIVAADHPWLVEPDGRRLPGEINRWRSAQADWVPVRPERVLEIAYSQTEGQEPVRLRHNGQFRRWRPDRTPESCRYDQLDRPARYDVDSVLRGEVRPA; encoded by the coding sequence GTGGCACTCCCGTTGAGCCCTCCCGTGCAGCCGATGCTGGCCACCGCGGTCGACGCCATCCCGACCGACTCCGACCTCGTGTTCGAGCCGAAGTGGGACGGCTACCGCTGCCTGGTGTTCCGCGACGGCGACGACATCACGCTCCAGTCGCGCAGCGGGAAACCGCTCGACCGGTACTTCCCCGAGGTCGTCGCGGCGTTGAAGCGGACGCTGCCGGACCGGATCGTGGTCGACGGCGAACTCGTCGTGGCCAAGGACGACAAGCTCGACTTCGACGCGTTGTCCGAGCGCATCCACCCGGCCGCGAGCCGGATCAGGCTGCTGGCCGAGTCCACGCCCGCGAGTTTCGTGGCGTTCGACCTGCTCGCGGTCGACGACGACGTGCTGCTGGACGTGCCGTGCGTGGACCGTCGCGCCCGCCTGGAAAAGGCGATCACGCCGGGGGATTCGCTGTACCTGACACCCGCGACGACCGACGCGGACCTGGCGGCGCAGTGGTTCGGCCTGTTCGAGGGCGCGGGTCTGGACGGCGTGATCGGCAAGCCCGCCGGGTCCGGCTACCAGCCCGGCAAGCGGGTCATGGTCAAGGTGAAGCACGCCCGCACCGCCGAGTGCGTGGTCGCCGGGTTGCGGTGGCACAAGAACACCGAGCCCGGGACCGCCGTCGGGTCGCTGCTGCTCGGTCTGCACGACGACCGGGGCGTGCTCAACCACGTCGGCGTGGTCGGGTCGTTCAAGGCGGCCGAACGCCGGGCGCTGGCGGCGGAGTTCACGTCGTCGATCGTCGCGGCGGACCACCCGTGGCTGGTCGAGCCGGACGGGCGGCGGCTGCCCGGCGAGATCAACCGGTGGCGGTCGGCGCAGGCGGACTGGGTGCCGGTGCGGCCCGAGCGCGTGCTGGAGATCGCGTACTCGCAGACCGAAGGCCAGGAACCGGTGCGGTTGCGGCACAACGGGCAGTTCCGGCGGTGGCGGCCCGACCGCACCCCGGAGTCGTGCCGCTACGACCAGTTGGACCGGCCCGCGCGTTACGACGTGGACTCGGTGTTGCGTGGCGAGGTGCGTCCCGCCTGA
- a CDS encoding ABC-F family ATP-binding cassette domain-containing protein — protein MGFLDASGLAYRLDDGRELFRDVAFKVGSGQVVALIGANGVGKTTLLRILSGEIAPAAGAVVVRGGLGVMPQFVGSVRDESTVRDLLLHASTAAVRQAAAELDAAELALMDTDDEPAQLRYARALAEWGEAGGYDAEVLWDTVTVAALGVPFDRARFREVRTLSGGEQKRVVLEALLRGPEQVLLLDEPDNYLDVPGKRWLEQRLVDTDKAVLLVSHDRELLAVAATHVVTVEAHSAWTHTGGFGTWHDARKARVERLAEQHRRWAEEHDRLVELVRTLQIQARISESMAAKYRATRTRLERFEEAGPPPELPAEEKVTPRLRGGRTAVRAITCAGLELKNLMRPFDVEVFYGDRVAVLGPNGSGKSHFLRLLGGDDVAHDGAWRLGARVEPGLFAQTHQHPEWQGRTLVDVLWHGEGPRRGLDRGAAMSVLGRYGLGASGDQRFESLSGGQQARFQVLLLELSGATLLLLDEPTDNLDLGSAEALQRALDEFAGTVVAVTHDRWFARSFDRFLLFRADGEVVETDGPVWDVARTRS, from the coding sequence GTGGGATTCCTGGACGCGAGCGGCCTCGCCTATCGGCTCGACGACGGCCGCGAACTGTTCCGCGACGTCGCGTTCAAGGTCGGCTCCGGGCAGGTGGTGGCGCTGATCGGCGCGAACGGCGTCGGCAAGACGACACTCCTGCGCATCCTGTCCGGCGAGATCGCACCCGCCGCCGGTGCGGTGGTCGTGCGCGGCGGACTCGGCGTGATGCCCCAGTTCGTCGGCTCGGTCCGGGACGAGAGCACGGTCCGCGACCTGCTGCTGCACGCCTCGACCGCCGCGGTGCGCCAGGCCGCCGCCGAACTCGACGCGGCCGAACTCGCGCTGATGGACACCGACGACGAACCCGCCCAACTCCGCTACGCGCGGGCCCTCGCCGAGTGGGGCGAGGCCGGCGGCTACGACGCCGAGGTGCTGTGGGACACGGTCACGGTCGCCGCCTTGGGCGTGCCGTTCGACCGCGCACGGTTCCGCGAAGTGCGCACGCTGTCCGGGGGCGAGCAGAAACGCGTGGTGCTCGAAGCCCTGCTGCGCGGCCCGGAACAGGTGCTGCTGCTCGACGAGCCCGACAACTACCTGGACGTGCCCGGGAAGCGCTGGCTCGAACAACGCCTGGTCGACACGGACAAGGCCGTGCTGCTGGTCAGCCACGACCGCGAGCTGCTCGCCGTCGCCGCGACCCACGTCGTCACGGTCGAGGCGCACTCGGCGTGGACGCACACCGGCGGCTTCGGCACGTGGCACGACGCCCGGAAAGCCCGCGTCGAACGCCTCGCCGAACAGCACCGCCGCTGGGCCGAGGAGCACGACCGGCTCGTCGAGCTGGTCCGCACGCTCCAGATCCAGGCCAGGATCTCCGAGTCGATGGCCGCGAAGTACCGCGCCACGCGCACCCGGCTGGAACGCTTCGAGGAAGCCGGTCCGCCGCCGGAACTGCCGGCCGAGGAGAAGGTCACGCCCCGGCTGCGCGGCGGCCGGACGGCCGTGCGCGCCATCACCTGCGCCGGGCTGGAACTGAAGAACCTGATGCGCCCGTTCGACGTCGAGGTCTTCTACGGCGACCGGGTCGCGGTGCTCGGACCCAACGGGTCGGGCAAGAGCCACTTCCTGCGCCTGCTCGGCGGCGACGACGTCGCGCACGACGGTGCGTGGCGGCTCGGTGCCCGGGTCGAGCCGGGTCTGTTCGCGCAGACCCACCAGCACCCGGAGTGGCAGGGCCGCACGCTCGTCGACGTGCTGTGGCACGGCGAAGGTCCGCGGCGGGGTCTGGACCGGGGCGCGGCGATGTCCGTGCTCGGCCGCTACGGGCTCGGCGCGTCCGGCGACCAGCGGTTCGAGTCGCTGTCCGGCGGCCAGCAGGCCCGGTTCCAGGTGCTGCTGCTCGAACTGTCCGGCGCGACCCTGCTGCTGCTCGACGAACCCACCGACAACCTCGACCTCGGCTCGGCCGAGGCCCTGCAACGCGCGCTCGACGAGTTCGCGGGCACGGTCGTCGCGGTCACGCACGACCGCTGGTTCGCCCGCTCGTTCGACCGGTTCCTGCTGTTCCGCGCGGACGGCGAGGTGGTCGAGACGGACGGGCCGGTGTGGGACGTGGCGCGCACCAGGTCCTAA
- a CDS encoding DUF3040 domain-containing protein, translating into MLSESERRTLIEIETRLTDEEPALATALVAGKPKHPVLVYSLAAVFVALGVLLLLLGSFGPALASLGSASAILLLRGFTWR; encoded by the coding sequence ATGCTGAGCGAATCCGAGCGCAGAACGCTGATCGAGATCGAGACCCGACTGACCGACGAGGAACCGGCCTTGGCGACAGCCCTCGTCGCCGGCAAGCCCAAGCATCCCGTCCTCGTGTACAGCCTGGCGGCCGTGTTCGTCGCCCTGGGCGTCCTCCTGCTCCTCCTCGGCTCGTTCGGCCCGGCCCTGGCCTCGCTCGGCTCGGCCTCCGCGATCCTGCTCCTGCGTGGCTTCACCTGGCGCTGA
- a CDS encoding lactonase family protein, with protein sequence MTEGVAQAQAEYRVYLGTYTTWSGGGKGIGIGVADRTTGRVRSTGVISNVANPSFVVVEGNRLYAVNESPQGAVTAVSLDGATPRVLNTKPTGGGDPCHLVVFQGHVISANYSSGSVSVNPIKADGSLGDRTDHVRHQGSGPDQSRQAGPHAHQVVVDPRREYVLAVDLGTDSVYTYRLAGGKLTPVSTARVQPGAGPRHLAFHPNGQYAYIANELDSTLVVASYANGVLTPLAKLPTVPSGTPANPRNYPAEVLVSADGRFVYVSNRGHDSIAVFSVEGDTVKLLETTPVGGKFPRHLALDASGKLLFASNQNSNTVTTFTVDQGSGRVKLASTFTAPIPVCVALKG encoded by the coding sequence ATGACCGAGGGTGTCGCGCAGGCGCAAGCCGAGTACCGGGTCTACCTGGGCACGTACACCACGTGGAGTGGCGGCGGGAAGGGCATCGGGATCGGCGTCGCCGACCGGACCACCGGCCGCGTCCGCTCCACGGGCGTGATCTCCAACGTGGCCAACCCGTCGTTCGTGGTGGTCGAGGGCAACCGGCTTTATGCGGTGAACGAATCGCCTCAAGGCGCCGTGACCGCGGTGTCCCTCGACGGCGCGACGCCCCGCGTGCTCAACACCAAGCCGACCGGCGGCGGCGACCCGTGCCACCTGGTGGTGTTCCAGGGGCACGTGATCTCGGCCAACTACAGCTCGGGCAGCGTGTCGGTCAACCCGATCAAGGCGGACGGCAGCCTCGGCGACCGCACCGACCACGTGCGCCACCAGGGCTCCGGCCCCGACCAGTCCCGGCAGGCCGGGCCGCACGCGCACCAGGTCGTGGTCGACCCGCGGCGCGAGTACGTGCTGGCCGTCGACCTGGGCACGGACTCGGTGTACACGTACCGGCTGGCGGGCGGGAAGCTGACGCCCGTGAGCACGGCCCGCGTGCAACCCGGTGCCGGCCCCCGGCACCTGGCGTTCCACCCCAACGGTCAGTACGCCTACATCGCGAACGAACTGGACTCGACCCTGGTCGTGGCGTCGTACGCGAACGGCGTGCTCACGCCGCTGGCGAAGCTGCCGACCGTGCCCTCGGGCACTCCGGCGAACCCGCGCAACTACCCGGCGGAGGTGCTGGTGTCGGCCGACGGCCGGTTCGTCTACGTGTCGAACCGGGGTCATGACAGCATCGCGGTCTTCAGTGTCGAGGGCGACACGGTGAAGCTGCTGGAGACCACGCCCGTCGGCGGCAAGTTCCCCCGACACCTGGCGTTGGACGCCTCGGGCAAGCTGCTGTTCGCGTCGAACCAGAACTCGAACACGGTCACTACGTTCACGGTCGACCAGGGCTCGGGCCGGGTGAAGCTCGCGAGCACGTTCACCGCCCCGATCCCGGTCTGTGTCGCACTGAAGGGTTAA
- a CDS encoding pyrimidine reductase family protein, with the protein MLWPPREPGPTDADLERLYAYPDRLDRPFVQVNFVSSLDGAVEVDGRSGALGNAADKKVFALGRDLADVVLVGAGTAAAEGYRGVKATEVRAERRARLGLSPVPPIAVVTDRCSVAPSSPLVTDTAVPPIVLTTAAAPAERRRALADAGADVVITGDDRVDLVAALDALASRGLSRVDCEGGPALFGALIEADLVDVLCVTYAPLLVGGTAGRIAHGRMPDAPRAMELTSALTYESALLLRYTRVR; encoded by the coding sequence ATGTTGTGGCCACCACGCGAGCCGGGACCGACCGACGCGGACCTCGAACGCCTCTACGCCTACCCCGACCGGCTGGACCGACCGTTCGTGCAGGTCAACTTCGTGTCGAGCCTGGACGGCGCGGTCGAGGTCGACGGCCGGTCCGGTGCGCTGGGCAACGCGGCGGACAAGAAGGTGTTCGCGCTGGGCCGTGACCTGGCCGACGTCGTCCTGGTCGGCGCGGGCACGGCCGCCGCCGAGGGGTACCGCGGGGTCAAGGCGACCGAGGTGCGGGCGGAACGCCGGGCACGCCTGGGGTTGTCGCCCGTGCCGCCGATCGCCGTGGTCACGGACCGCTGCTCGGTGGCGCCGTCCTCACCGCTGGTCACCGACACGGCCGTGCCGCCGATCGTGCTGACCACGGCCGCCGCGCCGGCGGAACGCCGTCGTGCGCTGGCCGACGCGGGCGCGGATGTCGTGATCACCGGCGACGACCGGGTGGACCTGGTCGCCGCGCTCGACGCGCTGGCCTCGCGCGGACTGTCACGGGTGGACTGCGAGGGCGGGCCGGCGCTGTTCGGCGCGTTGATCGAGGCCGACCTGGTCGACGTGCTGTGCGTCACCTACGCGCCGTTGCTCGTCGGCGGCACGGCCGGACGGATCGCTCACGGCCGCATGCCGGACGCACCGCGCGCGATGGAACTGACGTCCGCGCTGACGTACGAAAGCGCTCTGCTCCTGCGCTACACCCGCGTGCGCTGA
- a CDS encoding DUF2252 domain-containing protein, with amino-acid sequence MGERKRAEAAAALGRWTEPEEVLAQGRALRSQVDHAAHRAMSLAADRPSVVDYVEASNEGRLPDLVPLRIGRMLASPFSFFRGSAGLMAGDLAAGVASGLDAQLCGDAHAANFGLYGTPEGTIVMDINDFDETFPGPWEWDLKRLATSLVLAGREGGVSEKGCRDAAEDAVHAYREAAVHLAGLPFLESWSALGDESVLSKSKAQDLTDEFSKAASKARKNTSAKVAAKWTRREGEHWRFVADPPVLTRIPDETARGVVDALPSYVDTLRESRYNLIMRYGVSDVAFRVVGTGSVGLRNYLVLLHGNGDEALVLQVKEARPSALAPFLGTSEHKHEGKRIVHGARLVQAESDILLGWTTIEDRHFIVRQFRNRKGEIDATTLKRDDLDDYGRLAGALLARAHSRSVDPRLLAGYCADGEDLDTAIGRYALDYADRTEADHAELAKAVKDGRLPAHVE; translated from the coding sequence ATGGGAGAACGCAAGCGGGCCGAGGCCGCCGCCGCACTGGGACGGTGGACCGAGCCCGAGGAGGTCTTGGCGCAGGGACGTGCCCTGCGTTCGCAGGTCGACCACGCCGCACACCGCGCGATGTCCTTGGCCGCCGACCGCCCTTCGGTGGTCGACTACGTCGAGGCGTCCAACGAGGGTCGGCTGCCCGACCTCGTACCGTTGCGCATCGGTCGGATGCTGGCGTCGCCGTTCTCGTTCTTCCGGGGCAGTGCCGGGCTGATGGCGGGCGACCTCGCCGCCGGGGTCGCGAGCGGGTTGGACGCCCAGTTGTGCGGTGACGCGCACGCGGCGAACTTCGGCCTTTACGGCACGCCCGAGGGCACGATCGTCATGGACATCAACGACTTCGACGAGACGTTCCCCGGCCCGTGGGAGTGGGACCTCAAGCGGCTGGCGACCTCGCTCGTGCTGGCCGGGCGTGAGGGCGGCGTGTCGGAGAAGGGTTGCCGGGACGCGGCCGAGGACGCCGTGCACGCCTACCGCGAGGCCGCCGTGCACCTGGCCGGGCTGCCGTTCCTGGAGTCGTGGAGCGCGCTGGGCGACGAGTCGGTGCTGTCCAAGTCCAAGGCGCAGGACCTGACCGACGAGTTCAGCAAGGCCGCGTCCAAGGCACGCAAGAACACCAGCGCCAAGGTCGCCGCGAAGTGGACCCGGCGCGAGGGCGAGCACTGGCGGTTCGTCGCGGACCCGCCCGTGCTGACCCGGATCCCGGACGAGACCGCCCGGGGCGTCGTCGACGCACTTCCGTCCTATGTGGACACACTACGCGAGTCACGGTACAACCTGATCATGCGCTACGGCGTGTCCGACGTCGCGTTCCGCGTGGTCGGCACGGGCAGCGTCGGCCTGCGCAACTACCTGGTCCTGTTGCACGGCAACGGGGACGAGGCGCTGGTGCTCCAGGTCAAGGAGGCCCGGCCGTCCGCGCTGGCGCCGTTCCTGGGCACGTCCGAGCACAAGCACGAGGGCAAGCGGATCGTGCACGGCGCCAGGCTCGTGCAGGCCGAGTCCGACATCCTGCTCGGCTGGACGACGATCGAGGACCGGCACTTCATCGTCCGCCAGTTCCGCAACCGCAAGGGCGAGATCGACGCGACCACGCTCAAGCGCGACGACCTCGACGACTACGGCCGGCTCGCGGGCGCGCTGCTGGCCCGCGCGCACAGCCGGTCGGTCGACCCGCGCCTGCTGGCCGGGTACTGCGCCGACGGCGAGGACCTGGACACCGCGATCGGCCGGTACGCGCTGGACTACGCCGACCGCACCGAGGCCGACCACGCGGAGCTGGCGAAGGCGGTCAAGGACGGCCGGCTTCCCGCGCATGTCGAATAG
- the zapE gene encoding cell division protein ZapE — protein MSAPRLSDRTPHVEADEMIDAMVPPPRFDRVRFDTYVPNPDEPSQAAAVRAGEKFAGAVGTAGAGGWFGSLFRRSVEHKPGLYLDGGFGVGKTHLLASLWHAVPGPKAYGTFVEVTNLVGALGFGETVRRLSGHRLLAIDEFELDDPGDTMLVTRLIKELTTAGVSVAATSNTLPDKLGEGRFAAADFLREIQSMSARFDVVRVDGPDYRHRGLPDAPDPMSDQDLAAKAESTPGSTLDDFDDLCAHLAHVHPSRYGRLLDGVTAVHLRGVRPAPDQAVALRLVALGDRLYDRDIPVAVSGAALSGLFTDEMLRGGYRKKYLRAVSRLVALSR, from the coding sequence ATGTCCGCCCCACGCCTGTCCGACCGCACCCCCCACGTCGAGGCGGACGAGATGATCGACGCGATGGTCCCGCCGCCCCGGTTCGACCGGGTCCGGTTCGACACCTACGTGCCCAACCCGGACGAGCCCAGCCAGGCCGCGGCGGTGCGCGCGGGGGAGAAGTTCGCCGGAGCCGTGGGTACCGCCGGTGCCGGGGGTTGGTTCGGCTCGCTGTTCCGCAGGTCGGTCGAGCACAAGCCGGGCCTGTACCTGGACGGCGGCTTCGGCGTCGGCAAGACCCACCTGCTCGCGTCGCTGTGGCACGCCGTGCCCGGCCCGAAGGCGTACGGGACGTTCGTCGAGGTCACGAACCTGGTCGGCGCGCTGGGGTTCGGCGAGACCGTGCGCCGGCTGTCCGGGCACCGGCTGCTGGCGATCGACGAGTTCGAACTCGACGACCCGGGCGACACCATGCTCGTGACCCGGTTGATCAAGGAGTTGACGACGGCCGGCGTGTCGGTGGCCGCGACGTCGAACACGCTGCCGGACAAGCTGGGCGAGGGCCGGTTCGCGGCGGCGGACTTCCTGCGCGAGATCCAGTCCATGTCGGCGCGGTTCGACGTGGTGCGGGTGGACGGCCCGGACTACCGGCACCGCGGCCTGCCCGACGCGCCGGACCCGATGTCGGACCAGGACCTGGCGGCCAAGGCCGAGTCGACGCCCGGCTCGACGTTGGACGACTTCGACGACCTGTGCGCGCACCTCGCCCACGTCCACCCGTCGCGGTACGGGCGGCTGCTCGACGGCGTGACGGCCGTGCACCTGCGCGGCGTGCGCCCGGCTCCGGACCAGGCCGTGGCGTTGCGGCTGGTCGCGTTGGGGGACCGGCTCTACGACCGGGACATCCCGGTGGCGGTGTCCGGCGCCGCGCTGTCCGGACTGTTCACCGACGAGATGCTGCGCGGCGGGTACCGGAAGAAGTACCTGCGCGCGGTCTCGCGGTTGGTCGCGCTGTCCCGCTGA